TTACTAATCTGCGGCCTGGTGCAAATGCTGTCAAACTTGGCGTTTATAGCGCAAGCTTACGTTGGCCATGATTTGGGCCTCTTGGTATTCACCATTGCCGCTGAAAACATCACTGGGGGAATGGGAACGGCAGCCTTGGTGGCTTATCTGTCCGGCCTTTGCCATGCTTCGTTTACGGCCACGCAATACGCCCTGCTATCATCGTTAACCGCTGTGGGACGAACTTTCCTAGCATCACCCTGCGGGATCTTGGCGGACATGGTGAGCTGGCCAGTCTATTTTGGCATTTCAACATTAATTGCTATTCCAGGGATGCTCATGCTGTTGTTTTTAATGCATGGTTCACGTTTTGCTGATAAATCCTGACGCATGAAAAAATCAGTCGTTCTAATTGGTCACGGTGGTATCCCTAAAGATTTTCCAAACGAAAAAGTAAGTCGGCTGAAAATACTAGAAAGTCAGCGGCAACGCGCTAAAACACCCATGACCGAAGAAGAAAGCACGCTCGATCATGAGATTCGAACTTGGCCCAGAACTCGCGAAAACGATCCTTTTTGCTTTGGCGTGCAGGCGATTGCGAAGCATCTAGCGCCCAAGCTGATGCCGACCAAGCTGGTTTTGGCCTATAACGAGTTTTGCGGCCCCAGCATTGATGAAGCGGTTGATCAACTGGTCAATGAGGGCTTTCAGCATATTACGTTGCTCACAACCATGTTTACGCCGGGTGGTGTGCACTCGGAAGTGGAAATTCCTGAGATAGCAGAGGCTTTGCAGGCTAAATACAGCCATGTGCAGATTGAATACCCTTGGCCATTCGATCTCAATCACGTCGCTGAGTTTTTGGCGGCACAGCTATAATATACCTTTTGGGTTGACGGAACGCTATCATTTCCGCTGGGCCAGACTCGTCCGATGATCGCGGGCTTAGAGCTGGCTCAGGTAAAGAAGGCATTAACGTGCTTATGATCCGGGTCACCTCCGCAAGCCCATTCCCATTTCTCTGAGTTCTATAGTAATTTTGTAAAACTCTGCCTGCGCTAACGCGAAGGCGAACATTTAATCTGGCATTTTGCAAGCGTGACTTAAACAATTCAACTTGATAGATAATATCTCCGCTTTCTTGATCTGGATTGATGTCGTCCCATGCTGCGAGCGTGGGTTGGGTCATACATAAAATTATGAAGTAAAACACGATTTGATGGAAGGCCATTATTTCTCCATCTTCCAGCAACAATCAATTTGAGCAATGCGTTCCTGCGGGATTAATTTGCTTTGGTACGGGTTGAAACGCTTATGACATCTGCTTTTCGTAATGTTCCTTTGACAGGCGTCATCTACGTTTCCTCCGAAGCGGAAAGGCGGGGATTTTCGCTGGCGTCTAAAGACTGGTGTAACTTAGGGCAAGGCCAGCCTGAGACGGGGCTGTTGCCCGGTTCACCCGCTCGATTAACGCAGATTGCTATTTCAGCTGAAGGTCAGGAGTATGCGCCCGTGGGTGGGATTAAGCCGCTGAGAGAGGCAGTGGCGGCATTCTACAATCGCCGGTTTAGGCAGGGCATGAAAAGCCAGTATACTGCAGACAACGTGGCCATTTCAGCGGGTGGAAGGCTAGCTGTGACGCGTGCGGCGGCTGCTTTGGGGCCTGTCAATCTTGGGCATTTTTTGCCGGATTATACGGCTTATGAAGAGCTGCTCGATGTGTTTCATGTGTTTTCACCCATTCCGATGTTGCTTCGGGCGGAACAGCACTATCAGTTTTCATTGGATAAGTTGGAAGAAGAAGTTCTAGGCAGGGGGCTGAGTGCCCTGCTCTTTTCGAACCCGTCCAATCCTACAGGTACAGTGCTTCAAGGTGATCGCCTTAAAGACTGGTTGAAGGTGTCTAAGCAGCTTGATTTGGCGCTGATTATTGACGAGTTTTATTCGCATTATATTTGGACGCCGGCTGCAAAGATTGTTTCAGCTGCGGCATATGTGGAGGATGTCGAAGAAGAAGCGGTGCTGGTCATTGATGGACTGACAAAGAATTGGCGCTACCCTGGCCTGCGTCTATCTTGGACATTGGGTCCGAAGTCGGTGATTGAGGCGATTAAATCCGCGGGATCTTTTCTGGACGGAGGCGCAAGCAGGCCTACGCAGGAGGCAGCGATTGAGCTTCTGGATGATAGCTATGTAGACGCAGAGAGCCGGGCGATTCATAATGTATTTAAAGCAAAACGTGATTTTTTGCTGCGTGAGCTGATGGCCATGGGAATTACCGTGGAATCGCCGCCTGAGGGCGGGTTCTACATTTGGGGTAAGCTGGATCAGCTGCCAAGCCATCTGCAAGGTGATATGAATTTCTTCCAAGCGGCTCTCGAGCACAAGGTGATCGTAGTTCCAGGGCGGTTTTTCGACATTAATCCGGGGAAAAAGCGACATCCTAGGCCATCGAGATTTGAAAACCACATACGCTTCAGCTTCGGCCCATCTATGGCAGTGCTGGAGGAAAGTTGTAGGCGACTGAGGCACATGATGGTTTCTCCTCCCCCTTTGAAAAAGGGGGATTGAGGGGGATTTTTCCAAAATGCTTCACTACGAACCACGTTTAATAACTAGTTCCCGCCAACTACGAAGCTCAATGACCGACTGCGAAGCATTGATCTGGTCAAGAATAAGACGAAAGCAACTTCTAGGCGTCCAGTTTTATCGTCAAAAGCCCATCGGTTCGTATATCGTTGATTTCTATGCGCCGAGTGTAAAGCTCGTGGTGGAATTGGACGGGTCTCAGCATTTTGACCCGAAGAGCCTCGACTACGACGCTAGGCGCGACGCCTTTTTAGGTTCTCAGGGTTTATCGGTTTTGAGGTTTAATA
This sequence is a window from Myxococcota bacterium. Protein-coding genes within it:
- a CDS encoding endonuclease domain-containing protein, whose translation is MTDCEALIWSRIRRKQLLGVQFYRQKPIGSYIVDFYAPSVKLVVELDGSQHFDPKSLDYDARRDAFLGSQGLSVLRFNNMQVLKETRGVLETIYAYIEGAGKIPPAPLFQRGGIKGN
- a CDS encoding pyridoxal phosphate-dependent aminotransferase, which produces MTSAFRNVPLTGVIYVSSEAERRGFSLASKDWCNLGQGQPETGLLPGSPARLTQIAISAEGQEYAPVGGIKPLREAVAAFYNRRFRQGMKSQYTADNVAISAGGRLAVTRAAAALGPVNLGHFLPDYTAYEELLDVFHVFSPIPMLLRAEQHYQFSLDKLEEEVLGRGLSALLFSNPSNPTGTVLQGDRLKDWLKVSKQLDLALIIDEFYSHYIWTPAAKIVSAAAYVEDVEEEAVLVIDGLTKNWRYPGLRLSWTLGPKSVIEAIKSAGSFLDGGASRPTQEAAIELLDDSYVDAESRAIHNVFKAKRDFLLRELMAMGITVESPPEGGFYIWGKLDQLPSHLQGDMNFFQAALEHKVIVVPGRFFDINPGKKRHPRPSRFENHIRFSFGPSMAVLEESCRRLRHMMVSPPPLKKGD
- a CDS encoding CbiX/SirB N-terminal domain-containing protein, with translation MKKSVVLIGHGGIPKDFPNEKVSRLKILESQRQRAKTPMTEEESTLDHEIRTWPRTRENDPFCFGVQAIAKHLAPKLMPTKLVLAYNEFCGPSIDEAVDQLVNEGFQHITLLTTMFTPGGVHSEVEIPEIAEALQAKYSHVQIEYPWPFDLNHVAEFLAAQL